In Perca flavescens isolate YP-PL-M2 chromosome 7, PFLA_1.0, whole genome shotgun sequence, the following proteins share a genomic window:
- the LOC114558384 gene encoding semaphorin-3F isoform X2 has protein sequence MTVTMTASGAQLLLLALCVYRVSGLQQSSPRVRLSFKELMDTRAARPFSFSFNTSDYRILLMDQDQGRLYLGSREYLVALDMHNVNKEPLIIHWPASAKRKGECQMTGKGRQGECANFVRLIEPWNRTHLYTCGTGAYQPICTFINRGWRAEDYLFRLVPGYADSGKGKCSYDPKQESIAVLINGNLYAGVHIDFMSTDATLFRTMGGRTAIRTEQYDSRWLNEPVFVQIQQIPDSAERNDDKLYFFFREKSLDSSGGASPSVLARVGRVCLNDEGGQKSLVNRWTTFLKARLICSVIGEDGVETRFDELRDVFIQPTQDERNPMVYALFTTAGSVFKGSAVCVYSMADIRNVFNGPFAHKHGHNYQWTEYTGKIPYPRPGTCPGGTFTPGIRSSKNFSDEAVNFIRAHPLMIHPVYPIHRRPLVVRTGVDYRFTAMVVDQVDAVDGRYEVLFLGTDRGTVQKVIVLPKDPTSMEELTLEEVEVFRSRAPVKTMKISSKRQQLYVSSDAGLTQVSLHRCGVYGRACSDCCLARDPYCAWDGESCSAFTPSTKRRSRRQDVKHGDPLRQCRGFNAKVEKRLRETVQFGVEGSSTFLECQPRSPQATVKWLFQREGRRKVLNRVGGILKTNHGILLKSLNQSDAGLYHCLATENNFKHTVARVALRILDRDIVLALTAQDEDEEPKTRQAGPYTQSSLVSTPFPPEIRLINQYCQSYWEQLSPKQQQQQQQQQRKRTSRRHTEGQDQGLG, from the exons ATGACCGTTACCATGACAGCATCTGGAGCCCAACTCCTCCTGTTGGCCTTATGTGTTTACAGAGTCTCAGGCCTGCAGCAGTCTTCTCCGCGGGTTCGCCTCTCCTTCAAAG AACTGATGGACACGAGGGCAGCGCGGCCCTTCAGTTTCTCCTTCAACACCAGCGACTACCGCATCCTCCTGATGGATCAGGATCAGGGCCGTCTGTACCTGGGTAGCCGGGAGTACCTGGTGGCTCTGGACATGCACAATGTCAACAAGGAGCCACTCATA ATTCACTGGCCAGCATCTGCTAAGAGAAAGGGAGAATGTCAGATGACAGGAAAGGGAAGACAG GGTGAATGTGCCAACTTTGTGCGGTTGATAGAGCCGTGGAACCGCACCCACCTCTACACCTGTGGAACGGGGGCGTACCAGCCTATCTGCACATTCATCAACAGAGGCTGGAGGGCAGAG GACTACCTGTTTAGGCTGGTCCCTGGGTATGCGGATTCAGGGAAGGGAAAGTGTTCCTATGATCCCAAACAGGAGAGCATTGCAGTTCTGATCA ATGGTAACCTATATGCAGGGGTCCATATTGACTTCATGAGTACAGATGCTACTCTGTTCAGGACCATGGGAGGGAGAACAGCAATCAGGACGGAGCAGTATGACTCCAGATGGCTCAACG AGCCAGTGTTTGTTCAGATCCAGCAGATCCCTGACAGTGCAGAAAGGAACGACGACAAGCTGTACTTCTTTTTTCGTGAGAAGAGTCTAGACTCGAGCGGCGGGGCGAGCCCCAGCGTTTTAGCCAGGGTTGGAAGAGTGTGTCTG AATGATGAAGGAGGCCAGAAGTCCCTGGTGAACCGCTGGACGACATTCCTGAAGGCCCGCCTTATCTGTTCAGTGATAGGAGAAGATGGAGTGGAGACACGTTTCGATGAACTAC GGGATGTGTTCATTCAGCCCACACAGGATGAACGAAACCCCATGGTGTACGCTCTCTTCACTACAGCGGG CTCTGTGTTCAAGGGCTCAGCCGTCTGCGTGTACTCAATGGCTGATATCCGCAATGTCTTCAATGGACCGTTTGCCCACAAACATGGCCATAACTACCAATGGACAGAGTACACTGGCAAGATTCCCTACCCACGGCCTGGAACA TGTCCAGGAGGAACCTTCACTCCTGGTATCCGTTCCTCCAAGAACTTTTCAGATGAGGCTGTGAATTTCATCCGAGCTCATCCCCTCATGATCCATCCAGTTTACCCAATCCACCGCCGCCCCCTGGTGGTGAGAACCGGCGTGGACTACCGATTCACTGCCATGGTGGTGGATCAGGTGGATGCTGTGGATGGACGCTACGAGGTGCTCTTCCTGGGGACAG ATCGAGGAACTGTCCAAAAGGTCATCGTTTTGCCGAAGGACCCGACCAGCATGGAGGAACTGACACTAGAGGAAGTGGAGGTTTTCCGG TCCAGAGCTCCAGTCAAAACAATGAAGATATCCTCTAAAAGA CAACAGCTGTACGTGTCATCAGACGCAGGGCTGACCCAGGTGTCTCTGCACCGCTGTGGCGTGTACGGCAGGGCCTGCTCAGACTGCTGTCTGGCTCGAGACCCCTACTGTGCCTGGGATGGAGAGAGCTGCTCTGCCTTCACCCCGTCCACCAAGAG GAGGAGCAGAAGACAGGATGTTAAACATGGTGACCCACTGAGGCAGTGCAGGGGCTTCAATGCCAAAG TGGAGAAACGTCTGAGAGAAACCGTGCAGTTCGGGGTGGAGGGCAGCAGTACCTTCTTGGAGTGTCAGCCTCGCTCTCCTCAGGCCACCGTCAAGTGGCTTTTCCAGcgggaaggaaggaggaaagTG CTCAACCGTGTGGGAGGGATTCTGAAGACCAATCATGGTATCCTCCTGAAGtctctcaaccaatcagacgCGGGGCTCTACCACTGCCTCGCCACCGAGAACAACTTTAAGCACACAGTGGCCCGCGTGGCGCTGCGCATCCTGGATCGAGACATCGTTTTAGCGCTCACAGCTCAAGATGAGGATGAAGAGCCCAAAACCCGCCAAGCTGGACCTTACACGCAGTCATCTCTCGTCTCCACACCCTTCCCACCTGAGATTAGACTGATTAACCAGTACTGCCAGTCCTACTGGGAACAACTCAGTCCcaaacagcaacagcagcagcagcagcagcagcgcaaGCGCACCAGCCGCAGGCACACAGAGGGCCAGGACCAAGGCCTCGGCTAG
- the LOC114558384 gene encoding semaphorin-3F isoform X1, which produces MTVTMTASGAQLLLLALCVYRVSGLQQSSPRVRLSFKELMDTRAARPFSFSFNTSDYRILLMDQDQGRLYLGSREYLVALDMHNVNKEPLIIHWPASAKRKGECQMTGKGRQGECANFVRLIEPWNRTHLYTCGTGAYQPICTFINRGWRAEDYLFRLVPGYADSGKGKCSYDPKQESIAVLINGNLYAGVHIDFMSTDATLFRTMGGRTAIRTEQYDSRWLNEPVFVQIQQIPDSAERNDDKLYFFFREKSLDSSGGASPSVLARVGRVCLNDEGGQKSLVNRWTTFLKARLICSVIGEDGVETRFDELRDVFIQPTQDERNPMVYALFTTAGSVFKGSAVCVYSMADIRNVFNGPFAHKHGHNYQWTEYTGKIPYPRPGTCPGGTFTPGIRSSKNFSDEAVNFIRAHPLMIHPVYPIHRRPLVVRTGVDYRFTAMVVDQVDAVDGRYEVLFLGTDRGTVQKVIVLPKDPTSMEELTLEEVEVFRSRAPVKTMKISSKRQQLYVSSDAGLTQVSLHRCGVYGRACSDCCLARDPYCAWDGESCSAFTPSTKRRSRRQDVKHGDPLRQCRGFNAKVEKRLRETVQFGVEGSSTFLECQPRSPQATVKWLFQREGRRKVTPAVSFPFLQLNRVGGILKTNHGILLKSLNQSDAGLYHCLATENNFKHTVARVALRILDRDIVLALTAQDEDEEPKTRQAGPYTQSSLVSTPFPPEIRLINQYCQSYWEQLSPKQQQQQQQQQRKRTSRRHTEGQDQGLG; this is translated from the exons ATGACCGTTACCATGACAGCATCTGGAGCCCAACTCCTCCTGTTGGCCTTATGTGTTTACAGAGTCTCAGGCCTGCAGCAGTCTTCTCCGCGGGTTCGCCTCTCCTTCAAAG AACTGATGGACACGAGGGCAGCGCGGCCCTTCAGTTTCTCCTTCAACACCAGCGACTACCGCATCCTCCTGATGGATCAGGATCAGGGCCGTCTGTACCTGGGTAGCCGGGAGTACCTGGTGGCTCTGGACATGCACAATGTCAACAAGGAGCCACTCATA ATTCACTGGCCAGCATCTGCTAAGAGAAAGGGAGAATGTCAGATGACAGGAAAGGGAAGACAG GGTGAATGTGCCAACTTTGTGCGGTTGATAGAGCCGTGGAACCGCACCCACCTCTACACCTGTGGAACGGGGGCGTACCAGCCTATCTGCACATTCATCAACAGAGGCTGGAGGGCAGAG GACTACCTGTTTAGGCTGGTCCCTGGGTATGCGGATTCAGGGAAGGGAAAGTGTTCCTATGATCCCAAACAGGAGAGCATTGCAGTTCTGATCA ATGGTAACCTATATGCAGGGGTCCATATTGACTTCATGAGTACAGATGCTACTCTGTTCAGGACCATGGGAGGGAGAACAGCAATCAGGACGGAGCAGTATGACTCCAGATGGCTCAACG AGCCAGTGTTTGTTCAGATCCAGCAGATCCCTGACAGTGCAGAAAGGAACGACGACAAGCTGTACTTCTTTTTTCGTGAGAAGAGTCTAGACTCGAGCGGCGGGGCGAGCCCCAGCGTTTTAGCCAGGGTTGGAAGAGTGTGTCTG AATGATGAAGGAGGCCAGAAGTCCCTGGTGAACCGCTGGACGACATTCCTGAAGGCCCGCCTTATCTGTTCAGTGATAGGAGAAGATGGAGTGGAGACACGTTTCGATGAACTAC GGGATGTGTTCATTCAGCCCACACAGGATGAACGAAACCCCATGGTGTACGCTCTCTTCACTACAGCGGG CTCTGTGTTCAAGGGCTCAGCCGTCTGCGTGTACTCAATGGCTGATATCCGCAATGTCTTCAATGGACCGTTTGCCCACAAACATGGCCATAACTACCAATGGACAGAGTACACTGGCAAGATTCCCTACCCACGGCCTGGAACA TGTCCAGGAGGAACCTTCACTCCTGGTATCCGTTCCTCCAAGAACTTTTCAGATGAGGCTGTGAATTTCATCCGAGCTCATCCCCTCATGATCCATCCAGTTTACCCAATCCACCGCCGCCCCCTGGTGGTGAGAACCGGCGTGGACTACCGATTCACTGCCATGGTGGTGGATCAGGTGGATGCTGTGGATGGACGCTACGAGGTGCTCTTCCTGGGGACAG ATCGAGGAACTGTCCAAAAGGTCATCGTTTTGCCGAAGGACCCGACCAGCATGGAGGAACTGACACTAGAGGAAGTGGAGGTTTTCCGG TCCAGAGCTCCAGTCAAAACAATGAAGATATCCTCTAAAAGA CAACAGCTGTACGTGTCATCAGACGCAGGGCTGACCCAGGTGTCTCTGCACCGCTGTGGCGTGTACGGCAGGGCCTGCTCAGACTGCTGTCTGGCTCGAGACCCCTACTGTGCCTGGGATGGAGAGAGCTGCTCTGCCTTCACCCCGTCCACCAAGAG GAGGAGCAGAAGACAGGATGTTAAACATGGTGACCCACTGAGGCAGTGCAGGGGCTTCAATGCCAAAG TGGAGAAACGTCTGAGAGAAACCGTGCAGTTCGGGGTGGAGGGCAGCAGTACCTTCTTGGAGTGTCAGCCTCGCTCTCCTCAGGCCACCGTCAAGTGGCTTTTCCAGcgggaaggaaggaggaaagTG ACTCCTGCTGTTTCATTCCCTTTTCTGCAGCTCAACCGTGTGGGAGGGATTCTGAAGACCAATCATGGTATCCTCCTGAAGtctctcaaccaatcagacgCGGGGCTCTACCACTGCCTCGCCACCGAGAACAACTTTAAGCACACAGTGGCCCGCGTGGCGCTGCGCATCCTGGATCGAGACATCGTTTTAGCGCTCACAGCTCAAGATGAGGATGAAGAGCCCAAAACCCGCCAAGCTGGACCTTACACGCAGTCATCTCTCGTCTCCACACCCTTCCCACCTGAGATTAGACTGATTAACCAGTACTGCCAGTCCTACTGGGAACAACTCAGTCCcaaacagcaacagcagcagcagcagcagcagcgcaaGCGCACCAGCCGCAGGCACACAGAGGGCCAGGACCAAGGCCTCGGCTAG